In Symphalangus syndactylus isolate Jambi chromosome 9, NHGRI_mSymSyn1-v2.1_pri, whole genome shotgun sequence, the genomic stretch cagtggcgcgatcttggctcactgcaagctccgcctcctgggttcacaccattctcctgcctcagcctcccgagtagctaggactacaggcacccaccaccaagcccggctaatttttttgtatttttagtagagacagggtttcaccatgttagccaggatggtctcgatctcctgaccttgtgatccacccgcctcggcctcccaaagtgctgggattacaggcgtgagccactgttcccggccttGGTCAgtatctttccctttccctttatgTAAATGTTCTTGGTTGAGCGTGgtgatggtggctcacgcctataatcccagcactttgggaggttgaggcaggaggattggttgaggccaggagtttgagaccagtctgggcaacagagtgagtcctcatttctacaaaaaataaattttaaaaaaaagttcactgggcatggtggtacacagctgtagtcctagctactcaggaggctgaggcaggaggatcacttaagcccaggagttagaggctgcagtgagctgtgatcacaccactgcaccctagcctgggtgacagagcatgaccctgtctctaaaagcaaAATTCTAGAGGTCAAGAACCAATCTAGATACCCATACCATATTCAGAGTTTCCCCCAAGTGACCCAAATGTTATTCACAGCTATTTGGACCAAATCAATATCCAACCTAGGTCCACAAGTTGGCATCTGTTAGGTTCCTTTATTCAaactttaagagacagggtttcgttctgttgctcaggctagagtgtagtggctatTTACGGGTGCTATACCACTACTGATCTGTGCAGGAATTTTATCTGCTGTGTTTCCTACCTGGGCCGGTTCACCCCTTCTTAGGCACTGGTGGTCCCCCACTTCTGgaaggtcaccatattgatgccaaaCTTAGCATCATTCGGTTCCCAATCGGCATAGCACActacatcctgggctcaagggattctcctgcctcagcctcccaagtagctgggattataagcatgtacCACCACCCCTAGCCTTTTACTCAAACTTTTATGACACTTGTTGAAGAGATCAGGGCAGTTGATCTCCAGGGAATTGTAGCCATGTGCAGGATGGATTAGAAGGAATAGAGCAACCAATTTAGTGAGAAATAATGACCAAGACAATAGTGATGGTGGAAATGGAGAGGGGAAGATGGATTTGAAATACATTTCGTAGGTATAATTgacaagctttttgttttttgttttttttttttgagatggagtcttgctctattgtccaggccggagtgcagtggcatgatctcagctcactgcaacctccgcctcctggttcaagcgattcttctgcctcagcctcccaagtagctgggattacaggtgcacaccaccacacccggctaatttttgtgtttttagtagagatggggtatcacccaggctggtatcgatctcctgacctcaaatgatcctcctacctcagcctgccgtagtgctgggattacaggcatgagccactgagcctggctgacAAGATTTGGTGATGGATTAGatcagggaggaaggaggagtcaGAGCTTAAGTATTTAGGTGGATGTCATGCATTTTGATAGGAATGGGCATGTTGGAGGAAAAAGTTAAAGGGAAAATACGTTTTTGGACAAGTCAAATATGAGATAATGTCTGGTATGCTGTTGGATATGGGGACCTGAAGCCTAGAGATGCTTAGAAATGACTCATGTTTGTAGGATACACCATATTTAATGGAATGGGCTCaaaacattctatttttaaaaaatggtattggTAAATTGGACATGATTTTGGGGAAGGTTAGATTATCACCTCATACCATAAAAATCGGTAATCTAaaacataaatatgcaaaattatCAAAGTGCCAGGAGAAAATGTTTTAGAAGTCATGAAGTAAAGTGTTGGTAGATTTAACTACATACAAAAATTTAACTTTGATACAGTAGAAGTCACCATAAAATTAGACAATAAGCTAcaaattggaagaaaatatttggaacatACATAACAGTTTGGGTCACTATCTCTGTAGGCAGGATCATGGCCCTCAGGATGCCCACATTGTAATCCTTGGAACctatgtatgtattatttcaCATGGAAAAAGGGGCATTAAGGTtccagatggaattaaggttgctaatccaCTGACTTTAttcatttagagacagggtcttgttctgtcgccaaggctggagtgcagtggcatgatcttggcaacctccgcctcctgggttcaagcgattctcctgcctcaacctccggagtagctgggattagacgcacacacaccatgcccagctaatttttgtatttttagtagagatggggttttgccatattggccagactggtcttgaactcctggctgcaaacgatccagctgccttggcctcctgaagtgctgggactgttgcaggcatgagccactgctgcgCCTGGCCATCAACTGACTTTAAATTGGAAGAGTGTCCTGGATTATTCAGCTTTGTCCAGTGTAATCATAagggtccttaaaagtggaagaggtagggtcgggcgcggtggctcatgcctgtaatcccagcactttgggaggttgaggcgggtggatcacctgaggtcgggagtttgagaccaacctgaccaacatggagaaactccatctctattaaaaatacaaaattagccaggcgtggtggcacatgcctgtaatcccagctacttgggaggcaggagaatcacttgaatacaggaggtggaggttgcagtgagccgagattgtgccattgcactgcagcgtgggtgataagagtgaaactctgtctcagaaaaaaaaaaaaaatggctcacgcctgtaatcctagcactttgggaggccaaggtcggcggatcatgaggttaggagttcaagaccatcctggctaacacagtgaaaccctgtctctactaaaaatacaaaaaaattatcccggcgtaggtggtgcacacctgtagtcccagctacttgggaggctgaggcaggagaatggcgtaaaacctgggaggtggagcttgtagtgagccgagatcttgccactgcactccagcctgggagacagagcgacactccgtctcaaaaaaaaaaaaaaaaagtggaagagggaggcagaagaggtcAGAGTGATATAATTTGAGAAGAACTTGACTTGCCTTTGCTAGCTTTAAAGATAGAAGAAGGGGGTCAGTAACCagggaatgtgggcagcctctagaaacTGGGAAAGGCAATGAGTTAATCCTACCCAGAGCCTAGAGAAAAGGATGCAGCCCTGCCAACCCCTTGATTTTAGCCCTTTGAGACATGTGTCAGACTTTTTTTGCGGGGAGgaaacagggtctctgttgcccaggctggcatgtagtggtgcagtggctcactgtagccttgacctctctggttcaggtgatcctcccacctcaccttgccgagtagctgggactatagccatgcaccaccatgcccagctaatttttgtattttttttttttgtagaggcagagttttgtcatgttgcccaggttggtctcaaactcctgggctcatgctatcagcccatctcggcctcccaaagtgttgggattacagatgtgagccactgcacccaggctccGTGTCAGACTTCTGACAAAGTAAATTTGTTTTGTGGTAAtgtgttatagcagcagtagaaAACTATAATACATTAACTAATACGATGTCCAACAAATAGTGCATTAGAAAATGGGTAGAGGATATGACCAGGTGATTATAGAAATCCAGATGGTTACTAGACATATTAAAAGGCACTTGTTTTCATGGCGTTGGAGATGGATGAGCTGACCCAGGGAGAGAAAAGAGCAGAGGGCTGAGAAGAAATGGTCAGAAAGATAGGTGGAGAACATATGGGTGAAGTGGATGAAGAAGAGAATAATACCCAGGACCAAGCACAGTTGCCTAGACTCAGACTACCTGTGCTCGTGCGAATGGATGTAGTTTTTTGTTCACATGCTGTGAAGTCATTCCCTCTCAAGGGCGGGTTTGGGCTATGCTGACCTGGCCCTGTAGCCTCACCCTGTAGAGTAGGGATGTGTGGACTCCAGATGTGATCATCTGTGAAGATCCAAAGAGAGTTAAGCCGCAGAATCCTGAGTGCTCTATTTCTGGGACTTGAAACTGAGGGGATATGGCTGCAGCAGAATTGAGAATTGACATTTTCAGTACCCTAGATTCCAAAGAAGACATGAATGGGATTTGTCTAATTCAGCTAGTTTATTAGAATTTCCATTTCTTGTCTCCACATCCCCACCTTCCCCCTGGTTTGGCTTCAGGTCTTGGCATACCAAGTGCCAGTATTACCAGCCTTTTCTCTACTGACTAGATTTGGTGGGTAGGGGTCGATTGTTACCCAGGCATTTGGCTAACACCTTTTGCAAACCCCTGGTAAGGGAAGCCTTGAGGGTAGGGGGGGAGAGATGCTTCTCCATGTGGGCCCAAGGACAGTGGTTACAGTGGCGAGGGGTCAGGATGTCACTTGCTCTCCGCCCTGCCTCTGGCTGATCCTGGGGACCCAAAGCTTTGGGGAGAAGCAGCTGGGGAAGAGCAGTGTGTTGAGAGCTCTGGCCCCTGTGTTGAGACCTTTGGGGAAATGTGCTTACAGGGGCCTCTGCTAGGCTTCTGGCCTGGGCAGTGTGGTTCTTCCCTGTGACCGTGGATAACCCCAACCTTGCAGTCCCTCCTCTGTGGTCTCCTGCTTTGGGTTTTCTAGGGTGCTCTCTCTTTTTGGCTGAGGATGAGGCTGAAGCCTTgtcctttctcttgcctgagaCCAGAACCTTAGAGGTTGAGGGTTCTCCTGGGCCTGGAGATGGATAGTTCACACCAGCCTGCATGTGTACACATGGCCCTTGGGATGGGACCTGGCTCACCATCTTCCCCTTCATTTTCTCCCCTCTCTGAGACCCTTGTTCTGCCCTGCCAGACTCCTGTGGCTGAAGCTGGGAAGAGGATTGGGAGTGATGACAGTGGGAGGACTGGACAGGCTGAGGTACTGTGCCCTGAACTTTTTGAGGATGAGAACTTAAAGAGTGGGGGCATGGATTGGGGGGATAAATCTGCTGTGGTGGGCAGGAAGGGAGTCCCCAGGAGTCTGGAATTGTGGAGCTCAGAATAGGGGAGCTGCAAAATGATTGACTTGGGCCAGGGGCTCTGGAGGCAGGGCTCTGCCGCAGTTTCTTCAGCCTGAGTTTCagctctctactccactgccagGCATGGATCCCAGGATGGGTGAGCAACTCTGGGGCAGTCCATCTCTGGGAGAGTGGGGCCTCTGCCTTAACCCCTGGGCATGCCTCTCCCTTGGGTAGACCAGGATGAGTGCGTTCAATCTTCACAGCTTCAGCTAGGGTGGGAGGCCAGGGTACTGGGTGTAGGGGATCCACTGCTGGAGGGCTGGGGCCTTGGGGAACTTCTCTTTGTTGCACATTTCTCCGTACAAGTTCAAGGTCAGTGTGTGGCTCTGGTAGAGGAGTAGAGAGTGAGCTGGGGGCTGGGAGCTCAGTGGCCCAGTGGTTCTTTCTTTGCTCCACTGCCTCCCCGTCAGGCTTATAGTTGCTTTGGTCTGCGATAGGCTCACTTATGTGGGACTTTGAAACAGAGTTTGAGGATGGGCTGAAGCCCCCACCTGGGAACACAGGAacacagttttctttttgctccaTTTCCCCTACAATAGACTGAGAATCAGACAAGACTCCCAGAGGGCTGGCTTCATGCAGGTCTAGGGGTAAGTTACAAGCTGGGTGCTTAGAGGCCCAGgagttctttctcttttgtatGTCTCCACATCTAGCTTCAGAATCAGACAGGACCCCCATGGATCTAACTCTGAGCGGCTCCGGTGCAAGAGCTGGGGGTGGGCTGAGGGCCAGAGATGGAGACCTAGAAGCCCAGGAATTCCTGGAATGCTCAGTGTCCTTCCATGTAGCTTCTGATGTAGTGAGGCCTTCCCCAGGATTGATTCTGTGTGGTTCCATAAGGGAGGTTGGAGGTGCGCTATGAACAGGGTCTGGGGAATCAGATGCCCAGAGGTTCTCTTTCTGCCCCATGGTCTCCCATAAAGCTTTGGATTCAGACAGGACTCCCTGGGGGCCCATTACTAGAGACTCCAGGAGAGGGACTGAGGGAAGGCTGGGAGGTGAAACTGGGTCTGCAGGGAcccaaatattttctctactCTGCATGCCCTTCCATGGTGTCTCAGATGCTGGTGGGACACATTCAGGGCTGGTTCCAGAGAGCCCTGGATTGAGGTCCAAGACCGGAGACTCAAAAGCCCAGAGGTTTCCTGAGTTTTCTCTGCATTCCCACTGGGGCTTATATCTGGTTGGATCTTCCAGGGAACTCTCTCCCTGGAGTTCTGGCAGGGAGTCTAGGGGAGGGCAAGGGACTGGCATTGAAGACTCAGAGGCCTGAGGTTTCTCTCTGTATCCCATGGTTCCCAAGAAGTCCTTAGATACAGCAAGTCCTCCTTCAGGGCTAACTTTTTTGAGTTCTGACAGAGAAGCTGGGGATTGGCAGGGGGGTAGCATCAGAGGCTCAAAAGCTTGGGGCATCTTTTTGTGTCCTGTGGTTTCCAAATGAGTCTCATATCCAGGGAGAACTTCCAGGGGGCTAGTTCCAGGGGACTGTGTGGGTGCCTCAGCGCCAGATAAAACTCCCTTGTGGTCCACAGGGAAGGGCCTCAGATGGAGGGGTAGTGATGAGACAGAAGGAGAAGATGGAGGTGGAAGCAGCTGAGGATCGAGGGCCATCCCTTCTAGATCTTCCATAGTATGGGCCTCATGGGTAGAAAACTGGGCTGAGGAGTGATACTGGGGAAGCAACAGGTTGGACCTAGGTAGGAAGGCAAGCTTGTTGAAGAAGACAGAAGAACAAACAGACAACTTCAGAGGAGAGGGgccacctgagctcaggaagatGGCCTCCAAGGACTCGCTGTGCAGAGAGGGGAGACCCCAGAAGAGCTGGCTTTTTCTCTGCTGCCGGTGGTTCCCTGATGCTATCTTGTGCCTCACAGGAAAGTTGGTCAGAATCTGGAAAATGGGGAAGGATCTGGAAGCGCTCACGGGCTCCATGACTGTTTGCTCTGGTATGCCTATAGCCTTGAGGAGGCCCTCAGAACCACAGGatggctggggtggggctggagtGGCTTGCTCTCCAGTGGGAGGAGCTTCTTTGGTAGGAGAACATGGCTTCAGTGGATCCAGAGATGCCTcgtcttccctctcttcctcctcttcttccccttcttcctccacTTCTGATTTCTGCTTACACAGGTGATCAAGGAAGGCCACATGGTGCAGAAGTGGTAGGTCCTGGGAAGCAGATAAAGATACTCTCAGGCATGAAGCCTTTTCAGATACACAAGGTTTGTTATGAGGCACTCAGTCTGCTCCATATCCAGAGTGGACAGTTATTCACCTAATCCCGCGTGTGTGGTCAGCCATCTACACAGCTCCTCATCTAGTATTAATGGTCATTACCTAGTCCTCATTTGGAGATCAGTATTCCCTCACATAGCCCTACATCTAGAATCCATGGTCACTCACCTGGCTTCAAATCTAGTGTCAGTGGTTACTCACCCAGCCTCACATCTAGGGCTTATAGTCACTCACCTGGGCCCACATTCATACCAATGACCTCACATGTGGTGTCAGCGGTCATTCATCCAGCTGTACAGTCACAGGTCACCCACCTTGCCTTGCACCATATTCCCAGAGCACCAGGGATAAAGCTGTCGCAACCTCCCAAGCTGCCACCATCTCCGAATCTGCCAAACCATGAATAAGAATAGTGTCACCAGATTTCCTAGACTCTGGAAGCAGCTGCTGCCGCAGTGTCTGCAGGCTAGGGCATGGGTCAGTTGGCCCCAGAGAAGCCCCATATCCCCCTTAGCCCCAAGCAGGTCCTCCAGCAGCCATTCCATTTCCCTTAGCCTTGTGGCAGTTTACCCTGAGGTCATCACTGCATCACAGAACAAAGAACTCCCATCCCCCACAGAGGCCCTGGCTTAACAGCCTTCTCCCTGAATTTAGAACCAAAAAAAATTTCCTCCATCAGGCAATTCATGCTTCACACAGTGAAATGTGGGTGATCgccttttgattgcccagttcagAATTATGCTTCAGGCATTGTGGTTAAGTACATGGATTCTAGTACCGAACTGCCTTATTCAAATCATAGCTCTGTCATTTCCTACCTGTGAAAACTCAAACTACTTAATTTTTTCAGtgcctcatttttcttatctacaaaataaagataccattatctttattttatagatatttattgttattattttgagacagaatctcacagtgtcacccaggctggagtgcagtggtgtgatcacgactcactgcagcctcaatctcctgggctcaagtgcttctcctgcctcagcctcctgagtagctggggaccacaggcatgtgccaccgtgaccagctaatttttatattttttatttttgtaga encodes the following:
- the SPATA31G1 gene encoding spermatogenesis-associated protein 31G1 isoform X4, with amino-acid sequence MWAQDLPLLHHVAFLDHLCKQKSEVEEEGEEEEEEREDEASLDPLKPCSPTKEAPPTGEQATPAPPQPSCGSEGLLKAIGIPEQTVMEPVSASRSFPIFQILTNFPVRHKIASGNHRQQRKSQLFWGLPSLHSESLEAIFLSSGGPSPLKLSVCSSVFFNKLAFLPRSNLLLPQYHSSAQFSTHEAHTMEDLEGMALDPQLLPPPSSPSVSSLPLHLRPFPVDHKGVLSGAEAPTQSPGTSPLEVLPGYETHLETTGHKKMPQAFEPLMLPPCQSPASLSELKKVSPEGGLAVSKDFLGTMGYREKPQASESSMPVPCPPLDSLPELQGESSLEDPTRYKPQWECRENSGNLWAFESPVLDLNPGLSGTSPECVPPASETPWKGMQSRENIWVPADPVSPPSLPSVPLLESLVMGPQGVLSESKALWETMGQKENLWASDSPDPVHSAPPTSLMEPHRINPGEGLTTSEATWKDTEHSRNSWASRSPSLALSPPPALAPEPLRVRSMGVLSDSEARCGDIQKRKNSWASKHPACNLPLDLHEASPLGVLSDSQSIVGEMEQKENCVPVFPGGGFSPSSNSVSKSHISEPIADQSNYKPDGEAVEQRKNHWATELPAPSSLSTPLPEPHTDLELVRRNVQQREVPQGPSPPAVDPLHPVPWPPTLAEAVKIERTHPGLPKGEACPGVKAEAPLSQRWTAPELLTHPGIHAWQWSRELKLRLKKLRQSPASRAPGPSQSFCSSPILSSTIPDSWGLPSCPPQQIYPPNPCPHSLSSHPQKVQGTVPQPVQSSHCHHSQSSSQLQPQESGRAEQGSQRGEKMKGKMVSQVPSQGPCVHMQAGVNYPSPGPGEPSTSKVLVSGKRKDKASASSSAKKREHPRKPKAGDHRGGTARLGLSTVTGKNHTAQARSLAEAPVSTFPQRSQHRGQSSQHTALPQLLLPKALGPQDQPEAGRRASDILTPRHCNHCPWAHMEKHLSPPTLKASLTRGLQKVLAKCLGNNRPLPTKSSQ
- the SPATA31G1 gene encoding spermatogenesis-associated protein 31G1 isoform X3; protein product: MLRKDLPLLHHVAFLDHLCKQKSEVEEEGEEEEEEREDEASLDPLKPCSPTKEAPPTGEQATPAPPQPSCGSEGLLKAIGIPEQTVMEPVSASRSFPIFQILTNFPVRHKIASGNHRQQRKSQLFWGLPSLHSESLEAIFLSSGGPSPLKLSVCSSVFFNKLAFLPRSNLLLPQYHSSAQFSTHEAHTMEDLEGMALDPQLLPPPSSPSVSSLPLHLRPFPVDHKGVLSGAEAPTQSPGTSPLEVLPGYETHLETTGHKKMPQAFEPLMLPPCQSPASLSELKKVSPEGGLAVSKDFLGTMGYREKPQASESSMPVPCPPLDSLPELQGESSLEDPTRYKPQWECRENSGNLWAFESPVLDLNPGLSGTSPECVPPASETPWKGMQSRENIWVPADPVSPPSLPSVPLLESLVMGPQGVLSESKALWETMGQKENLWASDSPDPVHSAPPTSLMEPHRINPGEGLTTSEATWKDTEHSRNSWASRSPSLALSPPPALAPEPLRVRSMGVLSDSEARCGDIQKRKNSWASKHPACNLPLDLHEASPLGVLSDSQSIVGEMEQKENCVPVFPGGGFSPSSNSVSKSHISEPIADQSNYKPDGEAVEQRKNHWATELPAPSSLSTPLPEPHTDLELVRRNVQQREVPQGPSPPAVDPLHPVPWPPTLAEAVKIERTHPGLPKGEACPGVKAEAPLSQRWTAPELLTHPGIHAWQWSRELKLRLKKLRQSPASRAPGPSQSFCSSPILSSTIPDSWGLPSCPPQQIYPPNPCPHSLSSHPQKVQGTVPQPVQSSHCHHSQSSSQLQPQESGRAEQGSQRGEKMKGKMVSQVPSQGPCVHMQAGVNYPSPGPGEPSTSKVLVSGKRKDKASASSSAKKREHPRKPKAGDHRGGTARLGLSTVTGKNHTAQARSLAEAPVSTFPQRSQHRGQSSQHTALPQLLLPKALGPQDQPEAGRRASDILTPRHCNHCPWAHMEKHLSPPTLKASLTRGLQKVLAKCLGNNRPLPTKSSQ
- the SPATA31G1 gene encoding spermatogenesis-associated protein 31G1 isoform X1, yielding MEWLLEDLLGAKGDMGLLWGQLTHALACRHCGSSCFQSLGNLVTLFLFMVWQIRRWWQLGRLRQLYPWCSGNMVQGKDLPLLHHVAFLDHLCKQKSEVEEEGEEEEEEREDEASLDPLKPCSPTKEAPPTGEQATPAPPQPSCGSEGLLKAIGIPEQTVMEPVSASRSFPIFQILTNFPVRHKIASGNHRQQRKSQLFWGLPSLHSESLEAIFLSSGGPSPLKLSVCSSVFFNKLAFLPRSNLLLPQYHSSAQFSTHEAHTMEDLEGMALDPQLLPPPSSPSVSSLPLHLRPFPVDHKGVLSGAEAPTQSPGTSPLEVLPGYETHLETTGHKKMPQAFEPLMLPPCQSPASLSELKKVSPEGGLAVSKDFLGTMGYREKPQASESSMPVPCPPLDSLPELQGESSLEDPTRYKPQWECRENSGNLWAFESPVLDLNPGLSGTSPECVPPASETPWKGMQSRENIWVPADPVSPPSLPSVPLLESLVMGPQGVLSESKALWETMGQKENLWASDSPDPVHSAPPTSLMEPHRINPGEGLTTSEATWKDTEHSRNSWASRSPSLALSPPPALAPEPLRVRSMGVLSDSEARCGDIQKRKNSWASKHPACNLPLDLHEASPLGVLSDSQSIVGEMEQKENCVPVFPGGGFSPSSNSVSKSHISEPIADQSNYKPDGEAVEQRKNHWATELPAPSSLSTPLPEPHTDLELVRRNVQQREVPQGPSPPAVDPLHPVPWPPTLAEAVKIERTHPGLPKGEACPGVKAEAPLSQRWTAPELLTHPGIHAWQWSRELKLRLKKLRQSPASRAPGPSQSFCSSPILSSTIPDSWGLPSCPPQQIYPPNPCPHSLSSHPQKVQGTVPQPVQSSHCHHSQSSSQLQPQESGRAEQGSQRGEKMKGKMVSQVPSQGPCVHMQAGVNYPSPGPGEPSTSKVLVSGKRKDKASASSSAKKREHPRKPKAGDHRGGTARLGLSTVTGKNHTAQARSLAEAPVSTFPQRSQHRGQSSQHTALPQLLLPKALGPQDQPEAGRRASDILTPRHCNHCPWAHMEKHLSPPTLKASLTRGLQKVLAKCLGNNRPLPTKSSQ
- the SPATA31G1 gene encoding spermatogenesis-associated protein 31G1 isoform X2, translated to MEWLLEDLLGAKGDMGLLWGQLTHALACRHCGSSCFQSLGNLDLPLLHHVAFLDHLCKQKSEVEEEGEEEEEEREDEASLDPLKPCSPTKEAPPTGEQATPAPPQPSCGSEGLLKAIGIPEQTVMEPVSASRSFPIFQILTNFPVRHKIASGNHRQQRKSQLFWGLPSLHSESLEAIFLSSGGPSPLKLSVCSSVFFNKLAFLPRSNLLLPQYHSSAQFSTHEAHTMEDLEGMALDPQLLPPPSSPSVSSLPLHLRPFPVDHKGVLSGAEAPTQSPGTSPLEVLPGYETHLETTGHKKMPQAFEPLMLPPCQSPASLSELKKVSPEGGLAVSKDFLGTMGYREKPQASESSMPVPCPPLDSLPELQGESSLEDPTRYKPQWECRENSGNLWAFESPVLDLNPGLSGTSPECVPPASETPWKGMQSRENIWVPADPVSPPSLPSVPLLESLVMGPQGVLSESKALWETMGQKENLWASDSPDPVHSAPPTSLMEPHRINPGEGLTTSEATWKDTEHSRNSWASRSPSLALSPPPALAPEPLRVRSMGVLSDSEARCGDIQKRKNSWASKHPACNLPLDLHEASPLGVLSDSQSIVGEMEQKENCVPVFPGGGFSPSSNSVSKSHISEPIADQSNYKPDGEAVEQRKNHWATELPAPSSLSTPLPEPHTDLELVRRNVQQREVPQGPSPPAVDPLHPVPWPPTLAEAVKIERTHPGLPKGEACPGVKAEAPLSQRWTAPELLTHPGIHAWQWSRELKLRLKKLRQSPASRAPGPSQSFCSSPILSSTIPDSWGLPSCPPQQIYPPNPCPHSLSSHPQKVQGTVPQPVQSSHCHHSQSSSQLQPQESGRAEQGSQRGEKMKGKMVSQVPSQGPCVHMQAGVNYPSPGPGEPSTSKVLVSGKRKDKASASSSAKKREHPRKPKAGDHRGGTARLGLSTVTGKNHTAQARSLAEAPVSTFPQRSQHRGQSSQHTALPQLLLPKALGPQDQPEAGRRASDILTPRHCNHCPWAHMEKHLSPPTLKASLTRGLQKVLAKCLGNNRPLPTKSSQ